The Leptospira mtsangambouensis DNA window TGACACCTGACCATCTAACGATGGTTCGTGTGCTGCAAGGAAAAAATGCCTACCATAGTTATGCCAAAGGTTCTCCTGAAGCAATTTTTGATTTATGCCAATTTGATTCTGCAGAATCAAATTTTTGGACAACAAAAACCAATGAATTAGCAAAAGAAGGATACAGAGTTCTTGGTGTTGCCAAATCAAAATCATCATCTTCGAATATTCCTGAAGAAAGAAAACACGTTGATTATTTGTTTTATGGACTATTGGCATTTTTAGATCCCATTCGTGAGATAGTTCCTTTGGCAGTAAAAACAGCCTACGATTCGGGAATTCGTGTGATTATGATTACAGGAGATTATCCAGAAACTGCCAAAAACATTGCAGACCAAATTGGATTAAAGGATTCTCATTTGGTTTATACGGGAAAGGCTTTGGCCAGTTTGAATGAAACTGAATTACAATCTGTTATCCGAACTTGTAATATTTTTTCTAGGGTCAGCCCAGAAGACAAATGGCGAATCGTTCGTATGTTAAAAGCGGATGGTGAGATTGTTGCTATGACAGGGGATGGTGTGAACGATGCTCCTGCATTGCGTACGGCAAATATCGGTGTGGCAATGGGAGAAAGAGGAACTGATGTTGCGCGAGAAGCTGCCGACATTGTTTTGTTAGATGATTCTTTCTCTTCTATATTGGAGTCAGTTAAGATCGGAAGGCAAATTTTTGATAACTTAAAAAAAGCATTAGGATACTTGATTGGAGTTCATATCCCAATAGTTGGTATTACATTTTTCCCTATTATTTTTGATTGGCCTATTGTTGTTTTATCAGCCATTCATATTGTATTTATGGAAATGGTCATTGATCCTACTTGTACAATTGTATTTGAAAGGGAATCGCAAGAGGCAGATTTGATGAATCGAAAACCGAGGGAAACTTCGGAACCACTTTTGGATAAAGAATTGTTTATCAATTCCTTGATCCAGGGTGCCATTTCTTTGTTATCTGTTGTATCATCATACTGGATCACTGAGTTGTTTTTGAAAGGAAATTCCTCTCCAAAGGTTGTGAGTACGGCTACTTTTGTTACATTAGTATTTTCGAATTTATTCTTAATCCTTGCCAATCGTTCACTCCATGAGTCGATGTGGAGTCGGATGCGAATTCCCAATCCTATCATTCGGTTTGTTTTTGCGGGGACAATCGGTGTGCTTTTTTTGGCTATGTATTTGCCCGGTTTGAATGCTATGTTTCATTTTGTGCCACTTAATTTTGTTCAGTTTTCCTCTGCGATACTGGTTGCATTTATTGGAGTATTGTTCTACGATATGACAAAAGTTTTGGTTTCAAAATTACTTCGTGGCTGACATGATCGTGGTCTGTTTCTAAACTTAGCAAAAGCTTATGATAGAACTCTTCTTTCCTAAAAAGTATTCTGCTCTTTGTTTGAAATCCGCCTTTTTTGGATTTTTTGCCCATACAGGATTTGTGCGCGGTTTGCAAGAAATTGGTTTTAAACCTGCCGTTGTTACAGGGTCAAGCTCTGGAGCAATGATCGGTGCCTTGTATGCAACCGGTCGAGAAATGGTCGAATTTGAATCTCTTATTTTGGGACTAAGAAAAAAGGATTTTTGGGAAGGGAACTCTTTGTCAATGCTTGGTCGATTGTTACGCAAAGGGTTAAATGGTTATAGTGGGGTTCTTACTGGCAAAGCAACTCGCAAAATCTTATATCCATATCTTGGAAATAAAAAGTTTTCCGACTTACCAATAAAGTTAGGAATCGCCGTCTCCAATCTATCAAAAAACAAAAGAGAACTGATCACTGAAGGAAATGTTTTAGATGCGGTGATGGGCTCAATCGCATTTCCATTTTTATACGAAGTACAAGAATTTCAAGGGCAGGAATTTTTGGATGGTGGTATTGGTGATGGAGAACCGATCAAAGAACTGATCTTGGATCCTAGTATTGATCGCATTGTCATACACCAAATCAATAATCATAGACCTGTGAGTCGAAACACCATTAAGCGTGCGTTAGACGCATCTGTACAAATTATCGAATCGGAAACAGAAGATTTGAAATCATTGTTGGCTAAGGAAAAAGGAAAAAAACTAATCCGTTTAGAGACAAACACTCCTTACCTTTCGCCCAATGACTTTTCAAAAGGTAAATTTGCTCTTGCCGAAGGGCGTGGAACCGCTTATCGGCATAAGGCAGAAATTTTGGGTGAACTGGAACTACCAGTATTTGGTTTTTTTAATCAATAATTCAAATTATGGACATCCAAAAGAAACTCAATGTATTGATTGTTGAAGATTCCCTTGCTTCTTACAAAGCAATTGTAGCAGTTTTACAAAACTTTGGGTTTTCTATATTTTCTGAAAGAGCTGAGTGGAAATCAGAATTCGAACAAAGAATAAATGATGAAACTTGGGATATCGTGATCTCAGACTTTTATCTTCCAGATTTTGATGGTCGTTATGTGATTTCTAGAGTCAAAGAAATCAATCCAGAGCTGCCAGTGATTCTTGTTACGGAATTTTTACCAGAAGAATCTGCTTCTGAATTTTTAAATTTAGGTGCAGCAGAATTTTTACCAAAATCTTCAATCATCAAACTGCCGTTTGTTGTAAATCGTGAATTGGAAGCTTACCGCCTAAAACAATCACAAAAAAAAGCTTGGGATATGTTGGTTCATGGGGAAGAACTTTTAACACGTTCTCAAAAAATTTCTCATCTTGGTCATTTCGAAGTAATTTTTCCTGAAAAAAATACCTTATGGTCTTTAGAGTTGTATCGAATTTTAGGATTTGATTTTGCGGAAATTCCTTTGATGGAAAAAGTATGGGCACTTTTGGATGAAGCAGAGCAAGACCATATCAAAGTTGTTTGGTCTGATTTACTTAGAGACAATCACTCTAAGGAAATGATTGTCACGTTAAATACAAAATCTGGCAGAAAAAAAGTAAATCTTTGGTTGGAAGCAGAAAAGTTTGAAGGCTCAAGATTCAGAATTTTTGGTACCATTCATGATATTTCGGATTTATCTGAATTAGAACATTCCATTCAGTTGAACGAGCAGTTGTTTAAGGGTATCTTTAATAATTCCTCACAAGCTATTTTTCTTTTGGATTTACAAGGTCATGTGATTCGTATGAATCGTAATGCTGTGATTTCTTTTGAAAGAGAGGAAACTGATGTCCAAGGTTTGGAATTGATTCGATCTATTTTTTCGAATTCCGATGAAGAATCTAAAAAAAAATTAACTTAC harbors:
- a CDS encoding cation-translocating P-type ATPase: MPSIPKQISEYILMGLTQEQVRKNRTKYGANEISSSKKKGIFQMLFGVVTEPMILLLISISIVYLLLGDRGEALLLLFSVLGIITITFYQEKKTETAISALRSLASPRTNVIRDKQIIRIEGKDVVYDDLLILNEGDRVPADCELISDRMFSCDESLLTGESVPVSKSQSNSVFCGSLVVSGEGVCRVNAVGNHTEIGKIGRKIADETVGRTLLEIEVARLVRNLFIVAASLCVILALYFGIVKSQWLHGLLSGLTLAIGLMPEELPLVLTIFFALGAFRLSTKNVLVRRSSIIETLGAATVLCSDKTGTITQNKMKVGIVVTKSETVTLHPDSKLSKDVKDLLEIAYCASKHPSFDPMDIAISDCLVSFHEIDDSALLSVKDFPLTPDHLTMVRVLQGKNAYHSYAKGSPEAIFDLCQFDSAESNFWTTKTNELAKEGYRVLGVAKSKSSSSNIPEERKHVDYLFYGLLAFLDPIREIVPLAVKTAYDSGIRVIMITGDYPETAKNIADQIGLKDSHLVYTGKALASLNETELQSVIRTCNIFSRVSPEDKWRIVRMLKADGEIVAMTGDGVNDAPALRTANIGVAMGERGTDVAREAADIVLLDDSFSSILESVKIGRQIFDNLKKALGYLIGVHIPIVGITFFPIIFDWPIVVLSAIHIVFMEMVIDPTCTIVFERESQEADLMNRKPRETSEPLLDKELFINSLIQGAISLLSVVSSYWITELFLKGNSSPKVVSTATFVTLVFSNLFLILANRSLHESMWSRMRIPNPIIRFVFAGTIGVLFLAMYLPGLNAMFHFVPLNFVQFSSAILVAFIGVLFYDMTKVLVSKLLRG
- a CDS encoding patatin-like phospholipase family protein; its protein translation is MIELFFPKKYSALCLKSAFFGFFAHTGFVRGLQEIGFKPAVVTGSSSGAMIGALYATGREMVEFESLILGLRKKDFWEGNSLSMLGRLLRKGLNGYSGVLTGKATRKILYPYLGNKKFSDLPIKLGIAVSNLSKNKRELITEGNVLDAVMGSIAFPFLYEVQEFQGQEFLDGGIGDGEPIKELILDPSIDRIVIHQINNHRPVSRNTIKRALDASVQIIESETEDLKSLLAKEKGKKLIRLETNTPYLSPNDFSKGKFALAEGRGTAYRHKAEILGELELPVFGFFNQ
- a CDS encoding hybrid sensor histidine kinase/response regulator, encoding MDIQKKLNVLIVEDSLASYKAIVAVLQNFGFSIFSERAEWKSEFEQRINDETWDIVISDFYLPDFDGRYVISRVKEINPELPVILVTEFLPEESASEFLNLGAAEFLPKSSIIKLPFVVNRELEAYRLKQSQKKAWDMLVHGEELLTRSQKISHLGHFEVIFPEKNTLWSLELYRILGFDFAEIPLMEKVWALLDEAEQDHIKVVWSDLLRDNHSKEMIVTLNTKSGRKKVNLWLEAEKFEGSRFRIFGTIHDISDLSELEHSIQLNEQLFKGIFNNSSQAIFLLDLQGHVIRMNRNAVISFEREETDVQGLELIRSIFSNSDEESKKKLTYGMKLALKNQSFEVFVSYNLLDGREKYFDCDFYSLTDTSGKILYIVLEAKDITEKIVLERAYAQSQKLEALGTFAGGIAHDFNNLLTPMLAYVSFLNSEWSKGATNEAIQKSLPAIEGISKSLDRAKNLIQQILTYSKIDNSISKQLDLRENLLQVLKEVRTVSSNQITLFTDLGNEPAYVNADPIQIFQILSNLYENSVFALKDIPNPKITISLSKVLYEKSELLHIGFMKNTEYWKLGFADNGEGIPPDIIEKIFDPFFTTKGGKGTGLGLPIIYGIMVKMGGTILVNSSIGKGTEFDLYFPAWKAML